One segment of Podospora pseudopauciseta strain CBS 411.78 chromosome 5 map unlocalized CBS411.78m_5.2, whole genome shotgun sequence DNA contains the following:
- a CDS encoding uncharacterized protein (EggNog:ENOG503NVZH; COG:P): MTLLSLKEDRPTPKAVYNWRVYTCAAVASFAACTIGYDSAFIGGTLALPSFEEEFDFASYSESGRALLKANIVSVYQAGAFFGSLFAYVTSHFGGRRISLFIFSVVFCIGAGIMLAANGDRGMAPIIAGRVLAGIGVGGCSNMVPIYISELSPPAVRGRLVGIYELGWQMGGLVGFWINYGVNTTLAPSHKQWIIPFAVQLIPAGLLLIGAFWLRESPRWLFANGKKEEGLKVLCWMRNLEPTDTYILEEVSYIEADLERFEREVGKGFWKPFLSLKQRKVQWRFFIGGILFLFQNGSGINAINYYSPTVFRSIGIDGVNAGLLTTGIFGVVKTVLTIIWLLWLVDLAGRRRMLFIGATGGSLCMWYIGAYIKLAKPEQSASGELTSAGISAVFFFYLWTAFYTPSWNGTPWVINSEMFDQNTRSLGQASAAANNWFWNFLISRFTPQMFLKMEYGVYFFFASLMILSIIFIFFFVPETKSIPLEAMDRLFEIKPVHRANKLLMAELQQTSDMGHGAEESVGKDSSSTDEKMRQAGFVQAENV, translated from the coding sequence ATGACGCTCCTCTCTCTTAAGGAGGACAGGCCGACGCCAAAGGCCGTGTACAACTGGCGTGTCTACACATGTGCGGCTGTTGCTTCCTTCGCAGCATGCACGATCGGTTACGATTCGGCCTTCATCGGCGGCACACTCGCCCTCCCATCCTTTGAAGAAGAGTTTGACTTCGCCTCGTATAGCGAATCCGGCCGCGCCTTGCTGAAGGCCAACATTGTTTCAGTCTACCAGGCCGGTGCTTTCTTCGGCAGCTTATTTGCCTACGTCACCAGCCATTTTGGGGGCAGACGGATTtctctcttcatcttcagcGTGGTTTTCTGTATTGGCGCGGGTATCATGCTTGCTGCCAACGGAGACAGAGGCATGGCGCCCATCATCGCTGGCAGAGTCCTTGCCGGTATCGGTGTAGGTGGCTGCTCCAATATGGTCCCAATCTACATCTCTGAACTGTCTCCGCCTGCCGTCAGAGGGCGTCTTGTGGGCATCTATGAGCTTGGGTGGCAGATGGGAGGTCTCGTTGGCTTCTGGATCAACTATGGCGTCAACACCACACTGGCCCCTTCTCACAAGCAGTGGATCATCCCATTTGCTGTGCAGCTCATCCCGGCTGGCCTGCTTCTGATCGGTGCTTTCTGGCTCAGAGAGTCTCCAAGATGGCTCTTCGCGAACGGcaaaaaggaggagggcttgAAGGTTTTGTGCTGGATGCGGAATCTGGAGCCGACAGATACCTATATCCTGGAAGAAGTCAGCTATATCGAAGCGGACCTCGAGCGTTTCGAGCGCGAGGTCGGCAAGGGCTTCTGGAAGCCTTTCCTTTCACTGAAGCAGCGCAAGGTCCAATGGCGCTTCTTTATCGGCGGcattctcttcctcttccaaaaCGGCAGCGGTATCAACGCCATCAACTACTACAGTCCCACCGTGTTCCGCAGCATTGGAATCGATGGTGTCAACGCTGGCCTCTTGACGACAGGCATTTTCGGTGTTGTCAAGACTGTCCTGACGATTATCTGGCTCCTCTGGCTCGTTGACCTCGCCGGCAGACGCCGCATGCTTTTCATCGGTGCTACAGGCGGTTCACTCTGCATGTGGTACATCGGCGCCTACATCAAGCTTGCTAAGCCCGAGCAGAGCGCCAGCGGTGAGCTGACATCCGCCGGAATCTCggcagtcttcttcttctatCTTTGGACCGCTTTTTACACACCCTCTTGGAACGGCACACCTTGGGTCATCAACAGCGAGATGTTCGACCAAAACACTCGCTCTCTCGGCCAAGCTTCAGCCGCCGCCAACAATTGGTTCTGGAACTTCTTGATCAGCCGCTTCACCCCTCAGATGTTCCTCAAGATGGAGTACGGCGTctacttcttcttcgcctcgCTCATGATCCTCTCgatcatcttcatcttcttctttgtcCCCGAAACAAAGTCTATTCCCCTTGAGGCGATGGATAGGCTCTTTGAGATCAAGCCGGTGCACAGAGCCAACAAGCTCCTGATGGCCGAGCTTCAGCAGACCAGTGATATGGGCCACGGTGCAGAGGAGAGTGTGGGCAAGGATTCGTCGTCGACGGATGAGAAGATGAGACAGGCTGGGTTTGTTCAGGCTGAGAATGTTTAA